In Spirosoma aureum, a single genomic region encodes these proteins:
- a CDS encoding RNA methyltransferase, whose amino-acid sequence MRKLSLDELNRLSVVDFKEAEKFPYCLILDDIRSLNNVGSVFRTADAFRASALYLCGITGQPPHRDITKTALGATESVAWKYANDVTALIQQLQAEGWIVAAIEQAEGSTSLTDFRPQSNKQYAFVFGNEVTGVRDEVVQLSDLVLEIPQFGTKHSLNIAVTAGIVCWDFLQKR is encoded by the coding sequence ATGCGTAAACTCTCACTCGACGAACTGAATCGCCTATCGGTCGTCGACTTTAAAGAAGCTGAAAAATTCCCTTATTGCCTGATTCTGGACGACATCCGCAGCCTCAACAATGTTGGTTCGGTGTTTAGGACAGCCGATGCCTTCAGGGCTTCAGCCTTGTATCTGTGTGGTATTACAGGCCAGCCACCCCACCGCGACATCACCAAAACGGCGTTGGGTGCTACGGAATCTGTTGCGTGGAAGTATGCCAACGATGTGACTGCGTTGATTCAGCAATTACAGGCAGAAGGCTGGATTGTGGCAGCCATTGAGCAGGCAGAAGGGAGCACCTCGCTGACTGATTTTAGACCACAGTCAAACAAACAATATGCTTTTGTGTTCGGTAATGAGGTAACGGGCGTTCGGGATGAAGTGGTACAGTTGTCAGATCTGGTCCTCGAAATACCCCAGTTTGGCACGAAGCATTCCTTAAATATTGCGGTTACTGCCGGGATTGTTTGCTGGGATTTTCTTCAAAAAAGATAA
- the mutS gene encoding DNA mismatch repair protein MutS has product MKTATAAKPQLKKNETPLNRQYNQIKAKYPGALLLFRVGDFYETFGEDAVRASKILGITLTKRNNGGSNEELAGFPHHSLDTHLPKLVRAGERVAICDQLEDPSVAKGIVRRGVTELVTPGVSFNDNVLDTRRNNYLAAVHFGKGGAGHSDDTFGISFLDISTGEFLASQGNAAYVDKLLQSFNPSEVLYCKRNRQEFGVLFGDKFHTYTLEDWAFTYDFGYNFLKQHFQTTSLKGFGIEGLPDGIIAAGVILHYLNETEHKDLQHITRVTRLEEDRYVWLDRFTIRNLELTAAQQEGGVPLIQILDQTVTPMGARLLRKWLNLPLKEKALIEERLSMVELLTDDVDLSETMANHLRQIGDLERLVSKVAVRRINPRELLQLKRSLQHVLPIKELLITALNQNESGSLKKYADQLNPVSFLMDRIETELREDPPTLSNQGGMIKPGINAELDELTAIAYSGKDYLLQLQEREVQRTGISSLKVAYNKVFGYYLEVTHAHKSRVPEDWIRKQTLVNAERYITPELKEYEDKILNAEEQIFQIEAQIFNEMVLAAGEYVGAIQQNARTLSVLDVLASFARVAVKNKYVRPQITETKVLNIKDGRHPVIEQQLPPGEHYIPNDIFLDDETQQIIIITGPNMAGKSALLRQTALIVLMAQSGSFVPASLAEIGIVDKIFTRVGASDNLSRGESTFMVEMTETASILNNLSERSLVLMDEIGRGTSTYDGVSIAWSIAEYLHNKTDCRPKTLFATHYHELNDLATDNVRIKNYNVSVKEMGNKVIFLRKLKEGGSEHSFGIHVAQMAGMPAQIVSRANEILKQLEASHGREANREKIREAVPQERELALRIIESGDPKSEAIKEKLRTIDVNRLTPIEALLKLNELLKMAE; this is encoded by the coding sequence GTGAAGACAGCCACCGCAGCAAAGCCTCAGTTAAAGAAAAACGAAACTCCTCTTAACCGCCAATATAATCAGATTAAGGCCAAATATCCCGGTGCACTGCTGCTCTTTCGCGTGGGTGATTTTTACGAAACGTTCGGCGAAGATGCCGTAAGAGCCAGTAAGATACTAGGTATTACGCTCACCAAACGTAATAATGGCGGATCGAACGAGGAATTGGCTGGTTTTCCGCATCATTCTCTGGATACACACCTTCCCAAACTCGTTCGGGCGGGCGAGCGCGTAGCTATCTGTGATCAGTTGGAAGACCCTTCGGTGGCGAAAGGAATCGTTCGGCGGGGTGTTACCGAATTAGTAACACCGGGTGTCTCGTTCAATGATAACGTGCTCGATACCCGACGTAACAATTACCTCGCAGCCGTTCATTTTGGCAAGGGCGGAGCCGGTCATTCAGACGATACATTTGGCATCTCATTTCTGGATATTTCGACGGGCGAGTTTCTGGCATCGCAGGGTAACGCGGCCTATGTTGATAAGCTACTGCAAAGCTTTAATCCGTCGGAGGTATTGTATTGCAAGCGCAATCGTCAGGAATTTGGCGTATTGTTTGGCGATAAATTTCATACCTACACGCTCGAAGACTGGGCGTTTACCTACGATTTTGGCTATAATTTCTTAAAACAGCACTTCCAGACGACCTCACTCAAAGGGTTTGGTATCGAGGGTCTGCCCGATGGCATTATTGCAGCCGGTGTAATTCTGCATTACCTCAACGAAACGGAACACAAAGATCTTCAGCACATTACCCGCGTGACGCGGCTCGAAGAAGATCGTTACGTATGGCTTGATCGGTTCACGATTCGTAACCTCGAACTGACGGCCGCCCAACAGGAAGGGGGCGTTCCGCTCATTCAGATTCTGGATCAGACCGTTACGCCGATGGGAGCCCGATTGCTGCGTAAATGGCTCAATTTGCCGCTTAAAGAAAAGGCATTGATCGAAGAGCGCCTTAGTATGGTTGAGTTATTGACCGATGACGTTGACCTGTCTGAAACAATGGCCAATCACCTGCGCCAGATTGGTGATCTGGAACGATTGGTTTCAAAAGTAGCCGTTCGGCGCATCAATCCTCGTGAGTTATTGCAGCTGAAACGGTCGTTGCAGCATGTGTTGCCAATTAAAGAACTGCTCATTACGGCGTTGAACCAGAATGAGTCGGGTTCATTGAAAAAGTATGCCGACCAGTTGAACCCGGTTTCGTTTTTAATGGACCGAATTGAAACAGAGCTTCGGGAAGATCCACCGACGCTTTCGAATCAGGGTGGTATGATCAAACCCGGAATCAATGCTGAACTGGACGAATTGACCGCTATTGCTTATTCGGGTAAGGATTACCTGCTGCAATTACAGGAGCGAGAAGTACAACGGACGGGCATCAGCTCGCTTAAGGTAGCCTACAACAAAGTATTTGGCTATTATCTGGAAGTGACCCATGCCCATAAAAGCCGGGTGCCGGAAGATTGGATTCGGAAGCAGACACTAGTCAATGCCGAGCGTTACATTACGCCTGAGCTGAAGGAATATGAAGATAAAATTCTGAACGCTGAAGAGCAGATTTTTCAGATCGAAGCGCAGATATTCAATGAAATGGTTCTGGCGGCCGGAGAGTATGTCGGCGCTATTCAGCAGAATGCCCGTACGTTGTCCGTACTGGACGTGCTGGCATCCTTTGCCCGTGTAGCCGTTAAAAACAAGTATGTACGGCCACAGATCACAGAAACCAAAGTTCTCAACATTAAAGATGGCCGGCATCCGGTCATTGAACAGCAACTTCCCCCCGGCGAACATTATATTCCGAACGATATTTTCCTGGATGATGAAACCCAGCAGATCATCATCATTACGGGACCAAACATGGCTGGTAAATCAGCGCTTTTACGCCAAACGGCTTTGATTGTGCTGATGGCACAATCGGGAAGTTTTGTGCCCGCATCGTTAGCTGAAATCGGAATCGTAGACAAGATTTTTACCCGCGTTGGCGCGTCGGATAACCTCTCGCGGGGAGAAAGCACGTTCATGGTCGAAATGACCGAAACTGCCAGTATCCTGAATAACCTCAGCGAGCGAAGCCTGGTGCTGATGGACGAAATTGGTCGCGGAACGAGTACGTATGATGGAGTCTCAATTGCCTGGTCGATTGCCGAATACCTGCATAATAAAACAGATTGTCGCCCTAAAACCCTGTTTGCCACCCACTACCATGAATTGAACGACCTGGCTACTGACAATGTGCGGATAAAAAACTACAATGTGTCGGTTAAGGAGATGGGCAATAAAGTGATTTTTCTGCGTAAGCTGAAAGAGGGCGGCTCAGAGCATAGTTTCGGAATACACGTGGCGCAAATGGCCGGGATGCCTGCTCAGATTGTCAGCCGGGCAAATGAAATTCTGAAACAGCTGGAAGCATCGCACGGACGCGAAGCCAATCGGGAGAAAATTCGGGAAGCCGTGCCCCAGGAGCGGGAACTGGCCCTGCGCATCATCGAATCGGGTGACCCTAAATCCGAAGCCATCAAAGAGAAACTACGCACCATCGACGTAAACAGATTAACGCCCATAGAAGCGTTACTAAAGCTGAATGAGTTGCTGAAAATGGCTGAATAA
- a CDS encoding PVC-type heme-binding CxxCH protein produces MKKTILFLLTVGLLTQCARQTANQSSTRQTALKPRRTEILFLGDNGHHKPIERVPQLMAALGNKGINITYTDKLEDINPENLNKYDGLLIFANWDSIPKPQEKALLDYVSSGKGIIPVHCASYCFRNSAEYVDKVVGGQFWRHRMDTIQTRFTQPNNPIVAGLPSFKAYDETYLHSHLQADNNVLAVREIKADQEKDIAASNRPGAKEEPYTWTRQYGKGRVFYTAYGHDERTWSQPGFQQLLERGILWAVGDEVKKLHDGLNPQAFAYHEAKLPNYEKRPGAQLEQEPLSPEESIKHIQVPVDFTVDLFAHEPNVMHPIAMTWDERGRLYALITKDYPNERKPEGGSDYIVICEDTDKDGKADKFTNFAEGLSIPTGMTFGNGGLYVSQAPHMLFLQDTNGDDKADVKKVVFTGFGTYDTHAGPSNLHYGFDNWIWGSVGYSGFKGKIGADSVKFSQGFFRFKPDGSQLEHVTSTSNNTWGLGFNETGDIFGSTANNSHGWYMAIPNRYFHGAPHIRENGSRSTDTHKDMKPITEKVRQVDVFGGFTAAAGHNFYTARAFPKKYWNKIAFVAEPTGHILHQNVMQKNGTDYEDAEGFNLMAGADEWFAPVFAEVGPDGAVWVVDWYSFIIQHNPTPSGATNGSGNAYETPLRDFTHGRIYRVGYKNAPAYTPIALSKDRPQELVAALKNTNMFWRTTAQRLLIERNNKDVVPQLIALVNDQSVDEIGINPSAIHALWTLHGLGALDGDALQAAVSAIKHPCSGVRKTAVQVLPRNQLTANTLLQANLLNDKEPVVALNTLLALSEMPQSPAIQNAILTRLDKSTEVNDRWLPDAFACVLTGQDGQLMKAYLKQVTQNGSTQPKVAPAHDMSTHADKGHGPNAPTPAVAASGSQPDLVIAAIRTTPESPAVREGTKLFVDVMNAGGTEIPAGTPIPLSVRVEGPKGMQDGAKIDFVSVTHNTGIKPGETVTISKANNGPWVGDMGVLFERAGQYTITAMLDRENKIPEGNEQNNNATHTLIYRAPQSMAAYVLERASRSYASVAPVDSVVTLLRQTQKLEPTQSDAIVKGVSEGWNVRKKAQVNDTDKDFLASLTTSVSPDNRERLGRLYEVWGITKSEPADPNVEVIRLKTVREEMRYDKKEFTVTAGKQVELVLENPDAMQHNLVIGKPKTMDQIGAAADKLITAKDGAERNYVPSIPQIIVATPLVNPDQTYRLKFTAPATPGDYPFVCTFPGHWRIMNGVMKVTKAGAVVTAK; encoded by the coding sequence ATGAAAAAGACAATTCTCTTCCTGTTGACTGTAGGGCTGCTGACTCAGTGTGCCCGCCAGACGGCCAATCAATCCTCTACCCGCCAGACAGCGCTTAAACCGCGTCGAACCGAAATCCTGTTCCTGGGCGATAATGGCCATCACAAGCCAATTGAGCGAGTGCCTCAACTGATGGCTGCGCTGGGAAATAAAGGCATCAACATTACCTATACAGATAAACTGGAAGATATCAATCCCGAAAATCTGAATAAGTATGACGGTCTGCTGATTTTTGCAAACTGGGACAGTATTCCTAAACCTCAGGAAAAAGCACTGCTCGATTATGTCTCGTCGGGGAAAGGAATAATTCCCGTTCATTGTGCATCCTACTGTTTCCGGAACTCAGCCGAATACGTCGATAAAGTTGTTGGCGGGCAGTTCTGGCGTCATCGGATGGATACGATTCAAACCCGGTTTACGCAGCCAAACAATCCCATTGTGGCGGGTCTGCCCTCGTTTAAAGCATACGACGAAACCTATTTACACTCCCATCTTCAGGCCGATAACAACGTGCTTGCTGTTCGGGAAATAAAGGCAGACCAGGAAAAAGACATTGCAGCGTCTAACCGACCTGGAGCCAAAGAAGAACCCTATACCTGGACCCGGCAATACGGTAAAGGTCGGGTATTCTATACAGCCTATGGTCATGACGAACGCACCTGGAGCCAGCCCGGTTTTCAGCAGCTGCTAGAGCGGGGTATCCTGTGGGCAGTTGGCGATGAGGTGAAAAAGCTGCACGACGGCCTGAATCCGCAGGCGTTTGCCTATCACGAAGCCAAACTTCCGAATTATGAAAAACGGCCAGGCGCTCAGTTGGAGCAGGAACCACTTTCGCCGGAAGAGTCGATCAAGCACATTCAGGTACCCGTCGATTTTACGGTTGATCTGTTCGCGCATGAGCCCAATGTGATGCACCCGATTGCTATGACATGGGATGAGCGTGGCCGACTGTATGCGCTCATTACCAAAGACTATCCCAACGAGCGGAAACCAGAAGGCGGCTCCGATTACATCGTTATCTGCGAAGACACCGATAAAGATGGCAAAGCAGACAAGTTTACCAATTTTGCGGAAGGGCTGAGCATTCCAACTGGCATGACATTCGGCAACGGCGGTCTGTACGTGTCACAAGCACCGCATATGCTGTTTTTGCAGGATACAAACGGCGACGATAAGGCCGATGTGAAGAAAGTTGTGTTTACTGGTTTCGGCACCTACGACACCCACGCCGGGCCGAGCAATCTGCACTATGGTTTTGATAACTGGATATGGGGAAGCGTTGGTTATTCGGGCTTCAAAGGCAAAATCGGTGCTGATAGTGTAAAATTCAGTCAGGGCTTTTTCCGGTTCAAACCCGACGGATCGCAACTCGAACATGTAACCAGCACCTCCAATAATACCTGGGGATTAGGCTTTAACGAAACGGGCGATATTTTCGGAAGCACTGCCAACAACTCGCACGGCTGGTACATGGCTATTCCGAATCGATATTTTCACGGAGCACCTCATATTCGTGAGAACGGTAGCCGCAGTACGGATACCCACAAGGACATGAAGCCCATCACCGAGAAAGTACGGCAGGTCGATGTGTTTGGCGGATTTACGGCGGCAGCTGGCCATAATTTTTACACGGCTCGTGCCTTTCCGAAAAAATACTGGAATAAGATCGCCTTTGTCGCGGAACCAACCGGCCATATTCTGCACCAGAATGTGATGCAGAAGAACGGAACTGATTATGAAGATGCCGAAGGATTTAACCTGATGGCTGGCGCCGACGAGTGGTTTGCACCCGTATTTGCCGAAGTTGGCCCCGACGGAGCCGTTTGGGTGGTTGACTGGTATAGCTTCATTATTCAGCACAACCCAACGCCATCTGGCGCTACCAACGGATCGGGTAATGCCTACGAAACACCGCTTCGCGACTTCACACATGGGCGTATATACCGCGTTGGCTACAAAAATGCGCCAGCCTATACGCCGATCGCTCTGAGCAAAGATCGTCCGCAGGAATTGGTTGCTGCCCTGAAAAATACGAACATGTTCTGGCGGACAACGGCCCAGCGGTTGCTGATCGAACGGAACAACAAAGATGTCGTGCCGCAGCTAATTGCCCTTGTCAATGATCAGTCGGTCGATGAAATTGGTATCAATCCATCAGCAATTCATGCCTTATGGACGCTCCACGGGTTGGGTGCACTGGATGGCGATGCGTTGCAGGCAGCTGTCTCTGCGATTAAGCATCCGTGTTCGGGTGTTCGCAAAACTGCCGTGCAGGTATTGCCAAGAAATCAGTTAACGGCAAATACACTCCTTCAGGCCAATTTGTTGAACGATAAAGAGCCCGTCGTTGCGCTGAACACATTACTTGCTTTGTCAGAAATGCCACAGAGCCCGGCTATTCAGAATGCCATTTTAACCCGCCTGGACAAATCGACCGAAGTAAACGACCGCTGGTTACCCGATGCCTTTGCCTGTGTGCTAACAGGGCAGGATGGACAGCTGATGAAGGCATACCTGAAGCAGGTGACACAGAATGGCTCAACTCAGCCGAAAGTAGCACCCGCCCACGATATGAGCACGCATGCCGACAAAGGACATGGTCCGAATGCGCCAACGCCAGCTGTTGCTGCTTCAGGGAGCCAGCCTGATCTGGTAATTGCCGCTATTCGTACTACGCCAGAATCGCCTGCCGTTCGGGAAGGAACGAAGCTCTTTGTGGATGTGATGAATGCTGGCGGTACAGAAATTCCGGCTGGAACGCCCATTCCGTTATCGGTCCGTGTGGAAGGTCCAAAAGGAATGCAGGATGGTGCCAAAATTGATTTTGTGAGTGTGACGCATAATACAGGGATCAAACCGGGCGAAACCGTTACCATCAGCAAAGCCAACAATGGCCCGTGGGTTGGCGATATGGGTGTTTTGTTCGAACGGGCTGGGCAGTATACGATTACAGCCATGCTCGACCGCGAAAATAAGATACCGGAAGGCAATGAGCAGAACAACAATGCAACGCACACCCTAATCTATCGTGCTCCTCAAAGCATGGCCGCTTACGTGCTCGAACGGGCTTCCCGTAGCTACGCATCGGTTGCGCCTGTAGATTCGGTCGTTACGCTGCTTCGGCAAACGCAGAAACTTGAGCCAACCCAGAGCGACGCCATAGTTAAAGGCGTATCGGAAGGTTGGAACGTACGGAAGAAAGCGCAGGTAAATGATACGGATAAAGACTTTCTGGCAAGTCTGACCACTTCAGTTTCGCCCGATAACCGCGAACGTCTGGGGCGCCTTTATGAGGTCTGGGGCATAACAAAAAGCGAACCGGCCGACCCAAACGTAGAGGTTATACGTTTAAAAACGGTTCGTGAAGAAATGCGCTATGACAAGAAGGAATTTACTGTTACGGCTGGAAAACAGGTTGAACTCGTGCTGGAAAATCCGGATGCCATGCAACATAATCTGGTGATTGGTAAGCCCAAAACGATGGATCAGATTGGTGCGGCTGCCGATAAACTGATTACGGCTAAGGATGGTGCCGAGCGAAACTACGTGCCATCGATTCCACAAATCATTGTCGCAACCCCGTTAGTCAATCCAGACCAGACGTACCGACTTAAATTTACCGCTCCGGCAACGCCTGGCGATTACCCATTCGTTTGCACATTTCCAGGCCACTGGCGCATTATGAACGGCGTCATGAAGGTCACAAAGGCTGGAGCTGTCGTTACAGCTAAATAA
- a CDS encoding sensor histidine kinase, whose protein sequence is MLPRSTAPPLFIFALLLSIITAGLLYANWSVLPETALVNAQSLRWLALFVLAMVSQLLLGFSLWWLLRRRQRSVVQTEVLHSIVHEFQTPITAIRMAADILDSPIARDQPERTEKYVRIIREETERLQHQVETMLTLARADRKTLILNPEPVQLHQLLHSVAERHGDYLGLSLPGTEPHVLADRLHLTNVLHNLLDNAVKYSSEKPEITLLTKTNNEGLTITVRDRGVGISPKLLPQIFQPFFRVHDRNQPSVKGFGLGLSYVQRIVQAHNWTIWVKSELGHGSEFIIQIPSSALLPAFTDPIQAKKAASK, encoded by the coding sequence ATGCTACCCCGGTCTACAGCCCCTCCTCTCTTTATTTTTGCACTTTTGCTGTCAATTATTACGGCTGGATTACTCTATGCAAACTGGTCTGTATTGCCCGAAACGGCTTTAGTAAATGCCCAATCCCTGCGTTGGCTGGCTCTATTTGTCCTGGCTATGGTCTCTCAGCTCCTCTTAGGCTTCTCACTCTGGTGGCTCCTGCGCCGACGCCAGCGGTCGGTCGTACAAACGGAAGTGCTGCACTCGATTGTTCATGAATTCCAGACGCCCATAACAGCCATTCGAATGGCAGCCGATATTCTGGATTCTCCTATTGCCCGAGACCAGCCTGAACGTACGGAGAAATACGTTCGTATTATTCGCGAAGAAACAGAAAGGCTTCAGCACCAGGTCGAAACTATGTTAACTCTGGCTCGGGCCGACCGTAAAACATTAATCCTGAATCCGGAACCAGTTCAACTCCATCAGCTCCTGCATTCAGTTGCCGAGCGTCACGGCGATTACTTAGGGCTAAGCCTACCCGGAACAGAGCCACACGTGCTGGCTGATCGGCTTCACCTGACAAATGTGTTACACAATTTGTTAGACAATGCCGTAAAATACAGCTCTGAGAAGCCCGAAATAACCCTCCTGACCAAGACAAATAACGAGGGGCTGACGATTACTGTTCGTGATCGGGGCGTGGGTATTTCACCAAAGCTACTACCGCAGATTTTTCAGCCGTTTTTTCGAGTTCACGACCGGAATCAGCCCAGTGTTAAGGGATTTGGTTTAGGTTTAAGTTATGTACAACGCATTGTTCAGGCCCACAACTGGACTATCTGGGTAAAAAGCGAATTGGGTCACGGCAGCGAATTCATTATCCAGATTCCATCTTCGGCTTTATTGCCAGCCTTTACGGACCCTATTCAGGCAAAAAAAGCCGCATCCAAATAA
- a CDS encoding Rad52/Rad22 family DNA repair protein, giving the protein MDLNVLTAPLTVQEIEWRVQSQTKDGQKIVVVPYITNRCVMQRFDDQFGWAGWQNEIKEIEGGFLCTITAILPGGEIVRKTDGASRTSVEPVKGGISDAMKRCAVQFGLGRALYDFPKVLIQTTDKYIPDWATPLLDKMVEKLNAGGAVRDVVVLKPEHAKPAAKAA; this is encoded by the coding sequence ATGGACCTAAATGTATTGACCGCCCCACTCACCGTACAGGAAATCGAATGGCGAGTTCAGAGCCAGACCAAAGACGGCCAGAAAATCGTTGTGGTGCCGTATATTACCAATCGTTGTGTGATGCAGCGCTTCGACGATCAGTTTGGCTGGGCCGGTTGGCAAAACGAAATCAAGGAAATAGAAGGTGGTTTTTTGTGCACAATCACGGCCATTTTGCCGGGTGGCGAAATTGTCAGAAAGACCGACGGCGCCAGCCGTACGAGCGTCGAACCGGTGAAGGGTGGTATCAGCGATGCCATGAAACGGTGCGCCGTGCAGTTTGGACTAGGCCGTGCTCTGTATGACTTCCCGAAAGTGCTGATTCAAACCACCGATAAGTACATTCCAGACTGGGCCACGCCTTTGCTTGATAAAATGGTAGAGAAACTCAATGCAGGAGGAGCCGTGCGCGATGTAGTAGTGCTAAAGCCCGAACACGCAAAACCGGCGGCAAAAGCTGCCTAA
- a CDS encoding PH domain-containing protein, translating into MTHTDPELPLRVQFNPIIRTYFLLYIAFILLVTVIGIVLLPIWLLGVGQWWSGHYFHNLECELSERSLRFKKGILVHVEKTIPLENIQDVTFVAGPLLRYFDLCILKFETAGQSPNQAHNMELIGIIDAQSFRTHILEQRQKLIATRTSQPAANPDQILLTEVRDTLRDIRQLLQNNLNQSNA; encoded by the coding sequence ATGACTCATACTGACCCAGAACTCCCCCTGAGAGTTCAATTCAACCCCATCATCCGGACGTATTTCCTGCTGTATATAGCTTTCATTTTACTGGTCACGGTTATTGGCATTGTGCTTCTTCCCATTTGGCTATTGGGCGTCGGACAATGGTGGAGTGGCCATTATTTTCATAACCTCGAGTGTGAATTATCGGAACGCTCTTTACGCTTTAAAAAGGGTATTCTCGTACACGTTGAGAAAACAATTCCGCTCGAAAATATTCAGGATGTTACTTTTGTCGCCGGTCCATTGCTGCGTTATTTTGATCTTTGCATTTTAAAATTTGAAACCGCTGGACAAAGTCCCAATCAGGCGCATAATATGGAGCTGATTGGGATCATCGACGCTCAGTCCTTTCGGACGCATATTCTCGAACAGCGGCAAAAATTAATAGCGACCCGAACCAGTCAGCCAGCAGCTAATCCGGATCAGATCCTTCTTACGGAAGTACGCGATACGCTGCGCGATATCAGGCAATTATTACAGAATAATCTGAACCAGTCTAATGCGTAA
- a CDS encoding acyltransferase family protein — protein sequence MKLDYIDALRGIAILSVIWFHCHLYHFSDPAFYSIMDTLGSPAALGVQLFYVLSAFTLFLSLNRRKKTDTGKFNFFIRRFFRIAPMYYVAILYYLYQDAYFFHQPISSTLNYHVYGILANILLLHGLSPVWINSIIPGGWSVGIEVLFYAIVPYLFTRITNLNKAIFFTACSLLFGFILTSILSQITGIQSDKLLNEYLYYYLPYQLPVFGCGIVAYFVVIKGHRHVKPLVAGFALFTVAFLIFSKTYVQHFIPNLPHTLHLFGSIGFALLIIGLAKWPVKLLVNRFTLFMGKISYSAYLTHFGILYWMNKILPQEIIPVHSVLTNILNFNLKFLILLLPIAFVSTITYRLIEEPAQQFGKRLLRRRIEHKEQMVESV from the coding sequence ATGAAATTAGACTACATTGATGCCCTGCGAGGTATCGCTATTTTAAGCGTCATCTGGTTCCATTGCCACTTGTATCACTTCAGCGATCCCGCTTTTTATTCAATTATGGATACGCTGGGGTCACCAGCGGCATTGGGTGTACAGTTATTCTATGTGCTTAGTGCTTTCACGCTTTTTTTATCATTGAATCGCCGAAAAAAAACAGATACGGGTAAGTTCAACTTTTTTATCCGGCGTTTTTTCAGGATTGCACCCATGTACTACGTAGCCATTCTGTACTACCTGTATCAGGATGCTTATTTTTTCCACCAACCTATCTCATCGACGCTCAATTACCATGTTTATGGCATACTGGCCAATATTCTGTTACTTCATGGGCTAAGCCCTGTCTGGATCAACAGCATTATTCCGGGTGGCTGGTCGGTAGGTATTGAAGTGCTATTTTATGCCATTGTGCCGTATTTATTTACCCGGATCACGAATCTGAACAAAGCTATTTTCTTTACGGCCTGTTCGTTACTGTTCGGCTTCATTCTTACGTCCATACTGTCGCAAATTACCGGCATCCAGTCCGACAAGCTCCTTAACGAATACCTGTATTATTACCTGCCCTATCAGCTACCGGTTTTCGGGTGCGGCATTGTTGCCTACTTCGTTGTCATTAAAGGCCACCGCCATGTTAAGCCGCTGGTAGCCGGTTTTGCGCTATTTACAGTTGCTTTCCTGATCTTTAGCAAAACTTACGTTCAGCATTTTATTCCGAATCTGCCCCATACACTTCATTTGTTTGGTAGTATAGGCTTTGCTCTGCTTATCATCGGATTAGCCAAATGGCCGGTTAAACTGCTGGTCAACCGGTTCACGCTGTTTATGGGTAAAATCAGCTATAGCGCCTATCTAACGCATTTTGGGATTTTGTACTGGATGAATAAGATATTGCCCCAGGAAATCATTCCGGTTCACAGTGTGCTGACAAACATTCTGAATTTCAATTTGAAGTTTCTGATCCTGTTACTACCAATTGCCTTCGTTTCTACCATTACCTATCGTTTGATTGAAGAACCGGCCCAACAGTTTGGCAAACGGCTTCTGCGCCGACGAATCGAACACAAAGAACAAATGGTAGAAAGTGTTTAG